Within the bacterium genome, the region TTGGTGCGGGCGTTGCCGCGGATGCCGTGGCAGCCCAGGTAGTGGGCGATGTCGATCCACTTGCGGTGCTGGATCACGGCCTGGTGGCGCTCCTTGGGGTCGATGTGCGAGAAATCCCCGTCATCGTCGCACATGATCAGCACCGGGGTGACTCCGTAATCGCCCAGCCGTTTCTTCAGGTCCTGCAGGTACTTGTAGGTGGGCAGCTCGAAGAAGCTGTTGACGAATTCGAGGCCGTCCAGGTCGAACTCCTCGCGCACGATACGCGGCAGGTCGAGGTTGACCCAGGTTTTCTGGTAATCGCGCACCAGGCTCCAGGCGGCCAGGGAAATCTTGAATTTCTTCTCCGTGGCGCCCTGCGCGGCCAGGCTTGTCAGCGAGCCGAACGCGGCCAGGGAGGCGGCTGCGGCGGTGCCGGACTTGAGGAAACTGCGACGGTCGAGGCTCATCGTATCTCCGGGTAAGAATTGAAGTGAGTTAAAGATAAATGAAGAGGGTATGCGGCTCGGATGGAGGAAATGATAGCACCGCCCGGGGGCCCGGGTCAACCCAAATCGGCGCGCACACAGAATAGACAGCATCGTCGTTCAAAAGGAGAACTGGCGCTTCCAAGCTCGTATCACAATGGTACTTCTCACTCGATAGCACTTCTCCACCGCGGCCCGGCGGGCCGCCCGGGGGCCGTTCTGTCTGAGCTGCATCGGACAAGCGGAGTAATTGCCCCCCGCACACCCGACTCTGCAACAGCACCAAGGTCCGGCGGGCGATCAGCGACAGCGCCGCCCGGCACAGATGGCAGCGTGACAATGCCTCGTGCACACCGGAGCTGAGGAAAGTGGCAAAGTCCGCGCGAGTTTACGGCCCCCCAATGGCTTCTGGTTCTCTTGGCCGAAACCAAGAGGACAAAAAAGCTTTCCGGGCACGGCACGCCGTGCCCCTACAGCCGATTGGGACTTGTCCAATCCACCGGCGGCCCCCAAAGACTGAACTGCGGCGGCCTGACAGCCGCAAGCGGGTTTAGTCTCCTGGTATGCAGGCGGTGTCGTAGGGGCGGACCCATGTGTCCGCCCGGGCTCACTCGCGGGTGCGCCCCTGCAATCACACAATTCAAGGCTCCCGTTCATAAGAGACTGCCGGTTTCCTGGCTTGCTTTTTGCATTTGGGCCTGTTATCTTACGCCCTCAAAGTAATAAATCTGAAACCCGCGGAGTAACACCAAAGTGCGAAAACCGCTCCTGCTGTTCACAGTTATGCTGGCCTGCCTGTCGGGCCAGGCGCGGCTGTGCGCGTTCCAGCCCGTGGCTGCGCGCATGACCGAGCCCCTGCACCAGGACCTGACCTACCGTGCCGCGGATGACCTGATCCCGGTGATTGTCTACCTGCACGAGGACCTCGACCTGGCCGGCCTGAGCCACCGTCTGACCCTGGCCGCGGCGGACAAGAAAAAACGCCACAGCGAGGTGGTTGGCGCGATGCTGGCCTCGGCCAAGGAAACACAGGCCCCACTGATCGAACTGCTGCGCCAGGGCATGGCCGGCGGGGATGTAACCACCTACAAGCCGTTCTGGGTCCTCAACTGCATCGCTGTTACCGCCAAGGTGTCATTCCTGGCCGCGCTCTCGGGCCGCGACGAGGTGGAGTGGATGACCCACGACCATGTCTACGTGCGCCGGGACACTGTGGAGCACGGCGCCCGGCCGATGTATCTTCCCAACCCCGATTCCCTGCGCAAGTACTCCTACCCGATCCGCTCGCTGGGCCTGGACAAGCTCTGGCAGCGCGGCCTGACCGGCAAGGGTGTGCTGGTCTGCGTGATCGACGAGGGTATCGACGGCAAGCACCCGCTGCTGGCCCCCAAGTGGCGCGGCAACAACGGCGGCACGGTCGAGGAGAGCTGGTTCGACCCGGTGGAGGGCAGCTCGTTCCCGTTCGATGACGACAACGCCGCGCCCAGCCACGGCACCGGCGTCCTGGGAATCATCGTGGCCGGCGAGCGCAGCCTGGGAGTGGCTTACGACGCACAGTGGATCGGGGCCAAGGTGTTCGACAACAAGCATCTGAACGAAAGCAACGGCCCGACCACCAAGGACAGCTACCTCATCGCCGGGTTCCAGTGGGCCCTGGACCCGGACGGCAACCCGGAGACAGTGGTGGATGTCCCGGACGTGATCAACAACTCCTGGGGCACCTCCGGCGAGTTCAACGAGGATATCTGCCAGCAGAAACTGTGGCTCCTGATCGACCGGATCGAGGCCGCCGGCAGCGTGCTGGTGTTCTCTGCCGGCAACGACGGGCCCGACCCCTGGACCATCGGCTCCCCGGCCAGCCGCGCGCTGAGCCCGGTCAACGCCTTCGCCATCGGCGCGGTCGACTCGACCGGACGGGTGGCCTCGTTCTCCAGCCGCGGCCCCTCGGCCTGCGACTCGGTCAGTATCAAGCCCAACATCTGCGCTCCGGGCTACAAAGTCCCCACTCTCGTGGCCTACGAGCGCAGCGAGATCGTCGTGTTCCAGAGCGGCACCAGTTTCTCGGCCCCCTATGTCGCCGGGATAATCGCCCTGATGAAACAGGCCGACCCGACCCTGACCCCGGACCAGATCAAGAACCTGATAATCGAAACCGCCACGGACGCCGCACTGCCCGGCCCTGACTACGCCGCGGGCTACGGGGTGATCAACCCGGACAGCATTTTCTCCCTCCTTTCCATTCCAGACCACCCGGTCCTGTTCACCAAGCGGGTGGAGGCGGATGACAGCCGCGCCGGCAACGGCAACGGCTACCTGGAGCAGGGCGAGCAGATCGACCTGCGCGTGCCGGTTTACAACTCCGGCAGTCCGGCGGTCGGTGTGACAGGCCATCTGCGCACCTCGAGCGATGGTATAATTCTCCAGGACAGCACCGCGCTCTACGGCGATATCCCCACCCTGGGCGGGACCACCAACAGCGATGACCCGTTCCGGTTCAGTATCCTGCCCGCGGCGGCCTCGGGCGGCCAGGTGGTGTTCTACCTGGACCTCTATGCAGATGGCTCGCTTCTCCAGACCGTTCAGGTCAGCCTGACCGTGGCCCCGGCCGTGGAGGGCGTGGCGGTCCACGACAACGGCACGTTCAGCTTCGGGTTCACCAACTACGGCCAGTTCGGGGGCAACATCGGGCTCTCGGCGGCCGGGGCGCCTCTGCGCTATCCGCACGACGCCCCCTACACGATGCTCTACCGCGGGGCGCTGGTGATCGGCACCAGCTCGCTGCGCGTATCCGACGGCATCTCGGACGATGATTTCGCCCCAGCGCCCGGCGGGCCGCTCCAGCTCATCGAGGGCACGCCTCGCGCCGACCAGGTGGGTATCGGCTACATCCAGGAGAAAAACCGCGGCGGCCTCAACGCCATCGGGGTGAAAATCAAGCAGACCAGCCTGGTCTGGCGCAACAGCCCGGACAATAAGTTCGCGGTCCTCGAATACACGGTCTACAACCCCTACGAGGCCGA harbors:
- a CDS encoding sugar phosphate isomerase/epimerase, yielding MSLDRRSFLKSGTAAAASLAAFGSLTSLAAQGATEKKFKISLAAWSLVRDYQKTWVNLDLPRIVREEFDLDGLEFVNSFFELPTYKYLQDLKKRLGDYGVTPVLIMCDDDGDFSHIDPKERHQAVIQHRKWIDIAHYLGCHGIRGNARTNTPGTDEEKVKRAAESYHELCLYADQAGMNVMVENHGSFSSIPECMVALVKQVDHPRFGLLPDYGNFEKGTDPYKALQMVMPYAKGVSVKCMDFLPDGTHPAYDLDRLVKISLDSGYHGFFGIEYSGEPAPHEGVLACKKLLQKYQA
- a CDS encoding S8 family serine peptidase translates to MRKPLLLFTVMLACLSGQARLCAFQPVAARMTEPLHQDLTYRAADDLIPVIVYLHEDLDLAGLSHRLTLAAADKKKRHSEVVGAMLASAKETQAPLIELLRQGMAGGDVTTYKPFWVLNCIAVTAKVSFLAALSGRDEVEWMTHDHVYVRRDTVEHGARPMYLPNPDSLRKYSYPIRSLGLDKLWQRGLTGKGVLVCVIDEGIDGKHPLLAPKWRGNNGGTVEESWFDPVEGSSFPFDDDNAAPSHGTGVLGIIVAGERSLGVAYDAQWIGAKVFDNKHLNESNGPTTKDSYLIAGFQWALDPDGNPETVVDVPDVINNSWGTSGEFNEDICQQKLWLLIDRIEAAGSVLVFSAGNDGPDPWTIGSPASRALSPVNAFAIGAVDSTGRVASFSSRGPSACDSVSIKPNICAPGYKVPTLVAYERSEIVVFQSGTSFSAPYVAGIIALMKQADPTLTPDQIKNLIIETATDAALPGPDYAAGYGVINPDSIFSLLSIPDHPVLFTKRVEADDSRAGNGNGYLEQGEQIDLRVPVYNSGSPAVGVTGHLRTSSDGIILQDSTALYGDIPTLGGTTNSDDPFRFSILPAAASGGQVVFYLDLYADGSLLQTVQVSLTVAPAVEGVAVHDNGTFSFGFTNYGQFGGNIGLSAAGAPLRYPHDAPYTMLYRGALVIGTSSLRVSDGISDDDFAPAPGGPLQLIEGTPRADQVGIGYIQEKNRGGLNAIGVKIKQTSLVWRNSPDNKFAVLEYTVYNPYEA